In the genome of Coraliomargarita algicola, one region contains:
- a CDS encoding DUF4339 domain-containing protein — protein sequence MKLYYITSSGKQAGPFPEEELKDQISSGRFNRNDFYWTEAMEQWKPIHEAIELANALPKTPPPFKAGVINKAMPVKGNHSEKRHKQADTRPKSGINSHSKAQSPNRSKKRQPKKPLNIVIRVIGVGVVWATAFPLLLSGVDGVLLFLIGGITCSITYKIWDFRY from the coding sequence ATGAAGCTATATTACATCACTAGTTCAGGCAAACAAGCTGGTCCATTCCCTGAAGAAGAACTGAAGGATCAAATCTCATCGGGTAGGTTCAATCGCAATGATTTCTACTGGACTGAAGCCATGGAGCAATGGAAGCCAATCCATGAGGCGATTGAACTCGCTAATGCTCTTCCGAAGACTCCCCCGCCTTTCAAGGCTGGTGTGATTAATAAGGCAATGCCAGTAAAAGGAAATCACTCAGAAAAGAGGCACAAGCAAGCGGATACTAGACCAAAATCAGGTATAAACTCACACTCTAAGGCTCAATCCCCAAATCGTTCAAAAAAACGCCAACCCAAAAAACCTCTGAATATCGTGATTAGGGTGATTGGGGTCGGGGTCGTCTGGGCGACAGCCTTCCCATTATTACTTTCGGGCGTAGATGGCGTTCTCTTGTTTCTTATTGGTGGCATTACCTGTAGTATTACATATAAGATATGGGATTTTAGGTATTAA
- a CDS encoding PrsW family glutamic-type intramembrane protease, whose protein sequence is MKQYYITESDGQSGPYSEDELKESVEQKKIARNIYCWAEGMEEWKPLNEVLDLPSAPPPPPKYQGPLKSDGEPGPLTGADANVSLKRKFFDQIDKITELPPLKPVPWKRVIDSAFSKHSEVEADAIFTPNVYHGGTPWFFSRILLWGGLAGALMLWGLYQFENLKLFPGYLFIACSLIPSATYIFILELCGTRAITPYRIVKLVILGGVASLIFTLLLHRTDVANSFGFLGASLSGPIEESAKLLAAIIVSRKWINASSTRDGLVIGAGIGVGFAIFETAGYVYEALLTVIEVSYAYGYDASEHIGSVILQRAIFSPLCHVAWTSITVGALWRCRESSNGFLDDIKKPKFYKIFILIVGLHMFWNASFGIPLLGGTLGHLGKIAIIGIIGWYVLLQLFLDGKAQSDEPIPQNVPDVPAENDSL, encoded by the coding sequence ATGAAGCAATATTACATTACTGAAAGCGATGGTCAGTCAGGGCCATACAGCGAGGATGAGCTTAAAGAATCGGTTGAGCAGAAGAAAATAGCCCGCAATATTTATTGTTGGGCCGAAGGCATGGAAGAGTGGAAGCCACTTAATGAGGTTTTGGATTTGCCAAGTGCTCCTCCGCCCCCTCCGAAGTATCAGGGCCCTCTTAAATCTGATGGCGAACCCGGCCCCCTGACCGGTGCTGATGCAAATGTTTCTCTCAAACGTAAATTTTTTGATCAGATTGACAAAATAACTGAACTTCCTCCCCTTAAACCAGTGCCATGGAAACGGGTTATAGATTCTGCATTTTCCAAGCATTCAGAGGTAGAAGCAGATGCAATTTTCACTCCCAACGTATATCATGGAGGGACACCATGGTTCTTCTCAAGAATACTGTTATGGGGAGGCTTAGCTGGAGCTTTAATGCTATGGGGACTATATCAGTTCGAAAACCTCAAGCTATTCCCCGGCTATCTATTTATTGCATGTTCATTGATTCCATCAGCCACATATATATTCATCTTAGAGTTATGTGGCACAAGAGCGATTACGCCTTATCGAATTGTGAAATTAGTAATTCTAGGTGGAGTTGCTTCGTTAATCTTCACACTTCTATTGCACCGCACTGATGTAGCGAACAGCTTTGGCTTTCTTGGCGCTAGTTTATCTGGACCGATAGAAGAGAGTGCCAAATTATTGGCTGCGATTATTGTGAGTCGTAAATGGATAAATGCATCTTCTACGCGTGACGGCCTAGTCATTGGTGCCGGGATTGGCGTTGGCTTTGCTATCTTTGAAACGGCTGGTTATGTTTACGAAGCACTACTTACAGTTATCGAAGTCTCTTATGCGTATGGATACGATGCTTCCGAGCACATTGGATCTGTTATTTTACAGCGTGCTATATTCTCGCCACTTTGCCATGTTGCTTGGACTTCAATTACAGTTGGAGCCCTTTGGAGATGTCGAGAAAGCTCCAATGGATTCCTTGACGACATAAAAAAGCCAAAGTTCTACAAGATCTTTATTTTGATTGTAGGGCTACACATGTTCTGGAACGCAAGCTTTGGAATACCACTACTGGGTGGAACTCTTGGACATTTGGGGAAGATAGCTATTATTGGAATTATCGGATGGTATGTCTTGCTCCAATTATTTCTGGATGGGAAAGCACAATCGGATGAGCCAATACCACAAAATGTCCCTGACGTGCCAGCTGAAAACGACAGTCTATGA
- a CDS encoding DUF4339 domain-containing protein has protein sequence MDKKYYILHNQEQLGPVSEEELREKLSTGEYSYFDLCWHEEMSDWSPISETLQFEGGKVPPPSPPNMPPPPVHIPPGNQLQQNAINWKPALLWMSIATACSLGSNISSFVFYRNKNDSLEIILSIPSIVAIIYACILHYKCWQAIDESSRVTTPGKAVGLMFVPIYNFYWAFITWPKLVGGLRKSGYTLPYETGGLALAFSILTVCALTLAWFPYFAVLIEIGHLTLFILLYSQVVGAINLQQMHSEN, from the coding sequence ATGGATAAAAAATATTATATCCTGCACAATCAGGAGCAACTCGGCCCCGTCTCCGAAGAGGAACTTAGAGAGAAGCTCTCGACTGGAGAATACAGCTACTTTGATCTATGCTGGCATGAAGAAATGAGCGACTGGTCTCCGATAAGTGAAACGCTCCAATTTGAGGGAGGTAAAGTTCCGCCCCCGAGTCCTCCAAACATGCCACCTCCGCCGGTTCATATCCCCCCGGGAAATCAACTTCAGCAGAATGCGATCAACTGGAAGCCTGCCTTGCTATGGATGAGCATAGCAACAGCATGTTCACTAGGATCCAACATCAGTTCCTTTGTATTTTACAGAAATAAAAATGACTCCCTAGAAATCATCCTTTCGATCCCTTCGATCGTCGCCATTATATACGCATGCATTCTTCACTATAAATGCTGGCAAGCAATCGATGAATCCAGTCGCGTAACAACTCCAGGCAAGGCCGTAGGACTGATGTTCGTCCCAATATATAACTTCTATTGGGCTTTTATAACATGGCCAAAACTTGTTGGGGGACTAAGGAAAAGCGGTTATACTCTGCCATATGAAACAGGTGGGTTAGCATTGGCCTTTTCTATACTTACCGTTTGCGCGTTAACTCTGGCGTGGTTCCCCTACTTCGCCGTATTGATAGAGATTGGGCACCTTACCCTATTCATCTTACTCTACAGCCAAGTAGTGGGCGCGATAAATCTACAGCAGATGCATAGTGAGAATTAA